One window from the genome of Calditrichota bacterium encodes:
- a CDS encoding DUF4160 domain-containing protein, with product IEHISLIDGKMPKRLLRKVLEWTTLHQSELLSNWRLIREDKNPNQVDP from the coding sequence TATCGAGCATATCTCGCTGATCGATGGGAAGATGCCCAAGCGATTGTTAAGAAAAGTCCTCGAATGGACAACGTTACACCAAAGTGAACTGCTTTCAAATTGGAGACTCATTCGCGAAGATAAGAATCCCAATCAAGTTGA